The Pseudocalidococcus azoricus BACA0444 genomic interval ACAATTGCGGCAACAAACAAGATTCTTCGCTTCTACAGACTATTTGCAATCTTTGATTATGGGAGATACTTGGATAGCCCAGGCCTGGTCAACGGATGTTTTACCGATTCTTAACCGCTACAGCAACATTAAAGCCATTGTGCCAAAATCAGGTACGGCTCTTTGGGCAGACTGTTGGGTTAAATCTCCACAAACGACTGATACAACGGATGGGGGTTGGTTAGAGTTTTGGAGCCAGGCCGAGGTTGCCAATTTATTCTCCCAATTTAGTCCAGCGATTTCCCCCTTTCTCACCGATTTCCAGGCCAATGGCCCCGCCAAAACATTACTCCTGCCCAATCAACCCACCTTTCAAACCAGCGAGGTTATCTTGCCCCTCAGCCCCAGTAGCCAGGCCCAGTACGATCAACTCTGGAGTGAGGTTATGTTGCAGGGGGCGCAATGATTGTGGACTCCTGTTTCCCTCGTCCTTATGGCTGATAGGATAGGCTGTAAATATCTATGATTAGTTCAATCTATGCTTGATTCAGAAATGGTTGAAAAGCTGAAAAATGCTTCAGTTGAAGATCGGATTGCTGTGATTGAAGTAATTTCGCCATCGAAGGAAGAAATCGCTAAGGCTGGTGGTTATTACACAACAACAAAAGGTGGCTCAGAACGGGTCAGCACGCTGAAATTTTATAAAGGGCTGGCCGATGCCCAAGGTTTGAACTTGGATGGTAAATCAGCCTTGGGTAGCAGTCGGGGTGGACGGAGTGCCAGCTATCGGATTAGTGTCCAGGCCAATGGCGACTTGCTGATTGGTTCCGCGTACACCAAGCAAATGAACTTGAAACCCGGAGACGAATTTGAAATTAGCCTTGGATCCGGGCATATTAAATTAACTCAAGTTTCTGAAGAAGATGCTGCTGATCTGCAACGTTCTGCGTTTGGCTTTATGAAAAATACAGGCAAAATTCTGGGTGATGTTGTTGAACCTGTTATCCCAGAAACGCAATGGGATGTTCTGCAGTGAGGCTCCTTCTAGATACCCATATTTGGCTTTGGTACTCCCTGGGAGAAACCCAACTTTCACAGAATTTACGAGAAATCATAGCTTCAAAGACGACAGAACTTTGGCTCAGTCCCATTAGTATTTGGGAAGTGCTACTTTTGGTTGAAAAAGGACGTATCTCCCTCCAAGTAAAAACTACTGATTGGATTGGTCAATCCTTGGAAGCATTAGAAATCTGTGAAGCAACCCTCAATCATCAAATTGCGATTCTTAGTCGCCAAATTGGACTGCCCCACCAAGACCCGGCTGATCGCTTTATTGTCGCCAGTGCTCTTTACTATGGTCTTCAATTAGCTACGGTTGACTCTCAATTAACAGGTTTGGCCGGGTTGCCTACTTTGAGTTAGAGATATGCCATTCGCGTCGCCATTGACTAGTAGAGATGAGGCTGCTTTGGCATTGTTCTTGTTGGCGGGTGTGGATAATGTCGGTGGCAGTTGCATCCAGGCCTGGGTCACGGTAGGGAATCGCTGCTTTAGTTTGCAGGTGGGCCTGTTCGGCAGGGGTGAGGAGTGGAAGATCTGCATTGAGCCAACGGGCAAGGGTTCCCGGAGATTTGCGGCCAACTGGGGGTGTTGAACCGACCCTTAATCCAGCAAGTTGGAGGGCAGCACGAACAGCGGCGGCGGCAGAGTAGGTGGCTAAATATCCTCTGGGAGCTAGGAGTTGGCTAATTTGTTTTAAAAATTCTACAGTCCAGAGTTGGGGGCAATGGGGCGGGGAGAACGGGTCTAGAAAAATCACATCCGCTGGCCAATGATCGGTGATCAAATGTTGGCTGGTTTGACGGGCATCCCCAATCAATAGCCTGGCCTGGAGGTTAGTTCCTTGATAGTCCAAATGAGTTACCAGGCCACTGATGATCTCTTGAATTTCGGCTGGCCACCGGCCCAAACCACCCTGAGCTATGGCCTGTTGAGGAACATCCCAGTTTAATTCCAGGCCCCGCAACTCCACTTGACAATCAGGATTCACCCGC includes:
- a CDS encoding type II toxin-antitoxin system VapC family toxin; this translates as MRLLLDTHIWLWYSLGETQLSQNLREIIASKTTELWLSPISIWEVLLLVEKGRISLQVKTTDWIGQSLEALEICEATLNHQIAILSRQIGLPHQDPADRFIVASALYYGLQLATVDSQLTGLAGLPTLS
- a CDS encoding tRNA (5-methylaminomethyl-2-thiouridine)(34)-methyltransferase MnmD encodes the protein MDILTPQLTADGSLTFFSSTFQEAFHSHHGGKQEAESKFVMPCRVGAWAKTGHVRILDICFGLGYNSAAALTEIWRVNPDCQVELRGLELNWDVPQQAIAQGGLGRWPAEIQEIISGLVTHLDYQGTNLQARLLIGDARQTSQHLITDHWPADVIFLDPFSPPHCPQLWTVEFLKQISQLLAPRGYLATYSAAAAVRAALQLAGLRVGSTPPVGRKSPGTLARWLNADLPLLTPAEQAHLQTKAAIPYRDPGLDATATDIIHTRQQEQCQSSLISTSQWRREWHISNSK